In Limnochordia bacterium, one DNA window encodes the following:
- a CDS encoding phosphatidic acid phosphatase: MNDLINNSFFQKYKHYLLTLYYLVTCTLYTTFNHFVFPNHFMYHWLDYRIPFLKVFIIPYVVWYFYIAFGLVYVGYVSRKEFARFCLFMFGGMTLSFVVYFFFPNGQNLRPLILDNDFLSRIIQTIYVKDRPMNSSPSMHVHNSIAVHIALRRVLPNRPVLRVLSFITMVSIILSTVFIKQHSVLDVVHALLLSTVFYTLVYVLPEKAPVEQTKSVAS, encoded by the coding sequence CCTGCTAACCCTGTATTACTTAGTGACCTGTACGCTGTACACGACGTTTAATCATTTTGTTTTCCCCAATCATTTCATGTATCATTGGTTAGATTATCGAATTCCCTTTCTAAAGGTCTTTATCATCCCCTATGTCGTCTGGTACTTTTACATCGCCTTTGGGCTTGTTTACGTTGGCTATGTTTCCCGGAAGGAGTTTGCGCGCTTTTGTCTGTTTATGTTCGGGGGGATGACCCTTTCCTTTGTGGTCTACTTCTTTTTCCCCAATGGACAGAATCTGCGCCCTCTCATTTTGGACAACGATTTTCTTTCCCGGATCATCCAGACGATCTACGTAAAGGATCGACCGATGAACTCATCACCTAGTATGCATGTTCATAACTCCATCGCAGTTCATATTGCCCTCAGAAGAGTACTTCCCAACCGACCGGTTCTGCGCGTCCTATCCTTTATTACTATGGTGTCCATCATCCTTTCTACGGTGTTCATAAAGCAGCATTCCGTGCTTGATGTAGTTCATGCTCTGTTGCTCAGCACTGTCTTTTATACCCTTGTCTATGTATTGCCCGAGAAAGCTCCGGTTGAGCAGACCAAATCCGTCGCGAGCTGA
- a CDS encoding ParB/RepB/Spo0J family partition protein — translation MEEIALSNIYVEKYREVDDVQGLAESIKQVGLIHPLLVQEQAERYRLVAGYRRYLAVKELGWRTVPGIILEPDAPVELIRMIENIQREDVDPLSKAEALCQLQHGEKWSVEQLSEMTGMPQSKISYYFNILDLPTKYQIEVLKNFDNGSSPLTLSHVAAAKVVENSLGDSGMFHLILDSVLEYRLTKAETQAIVSLIKRNYNLSMEAALIMVRPGQFRHDTKVTKLSDEVEGLLGAYEAIGNSLEALKEGSIAESNRKKLLKTVKRVLDQAETTRKIIEKR, via the coding sequence GTGGAAGAGATCGCATTATCCAATATTTATGTGGAAAAATATCGGGAAGTAGATGATGTTCAAGGACTTGCCGAATCGATTAAACAGGTGGGATTGATCCATCCTCTTTTGGTTCAAGAGCAAGCGGAAAGATACCGCTTGGTGGCTGGCTATCGCCGGTATCTAGCTGTAAAAGAGCTTGGCTGGCGAACTGTGCCGGGAATCATCCTTGAACCGGATGCACCGGTAGAGCTGATCCGTATGATCGAGAATATCCAGCGGGAGGATGTGGATCCTTTAAGTAAGGCCGAGGCGCTATGCCAGCTGCAGCACGGAGAAAAATGGAGCGTGGAGCAACTCAGTGAAATGACTGGGATGCCCCAAAGCAAGATTAGCTATTACTTCAATATCCTTGATCTGCCCACAAAGTATCAGATTGAGGTGTTGAAGAACTTTGATAATGGGTCCTCCCCGTTGACACTATCCCATGTTGCCGCGGCCAAGGTTGTAGAGAATAGTCTGGGTGATTCGGGGATGTTTCATCTTATACTAGATAGTGTGTTGGAGTACCGGCTTACGAAAGCCGAGACCCAGGCTATCGTAAGCCTGATCAAAAGAAACTATAATCTAAGTATGGAAGCGGCCTTGATCATGGTTCGTCCGGGTCAGTTCAGACACGATACCAAAGTAACTAAGCTATCCGATGAAGTAGAGGGATTGCTCGGTGCCTACGAGGCAATCGGCAACTCACTTGAGGCCCTCAAAGAAGGTTCCATTGCCGAGAGTAATCGCAAGAAGCTCTTAAAGACAGTTAAACGGGTGTTGGATCAAGCGGAGACGACGCGTAAGATTATAGAAAAGAGGTAG